A DNA window from Falco peregrinus isolate bFalPer1 chromosome 8, bFalPer1.pri, whole genome shotgun sequence contains the following coding sequences:
- the CHRNA1 gene encoding acetylcholine receptor subunit alpha → MAKVHCVLLLVSTAGLALCYEHETRLVEDLFRDYNKVVRPVEDHRDAVVVTVGLQLIQLISVDEVNQIVTTNVRLKQQWTDVNLKWNPDDYGGVKKIRIPSDDIWRPDLVLYNNADGDFAIVKYTKVLLEHTGLITWTPPAIFKSYCEIIVTHFPFDQQNCSMKLGTWTYDGTMVVINPESDRPDLSNFMESGEWVMKDYRGWKHWVYYACCPDTPYLDITYHFLMQRLPLYFIVNVIIPCLLFSFLTGLVFYLPTDSGEKMTLSISVLLSLTVFLLVIVELIPSTSSAVPLIGKYMLFTMVFVIASIIITVIVINTHHRSPSTHTMPPWVRKIFIDTIPNIMFFSTMKRPSRDKQDKNIFAEDIDISEISGKPGSVPVNFYSPLTKNPDVRNAIEGIKYIAETMKSDQEASNAAEEWKFVAMVVDHLLLGIFMLVCIIGTLAVFAGRLIELNQQG, encoded by the exons ATGGCGAAGGTCCATTGCGTACTCCTCCTCGTCTCCACAG CTGGGCTGGCCCTGTGCTATGAACACGAGACTCGCCTCGTCGAGGACTTGTTCAGGGACTACAACAAGGTGGTGCGCCCAGTGGAGGACCATCGTGACGCTGTCGTCGTCACTGTCGGGCTGCAGCTCATTCAGCTTATTAGTGTG gatgaagTAAATCAGATTGTGACAACCAACGTACGCCTCAAACAG CAATGGACAGACGTCAACCTCAAGTGGAATCCAGATGACTATGGTGGCGTGAAAAAAATCCGCATTCCCTCAGATGATATCTGGCGGCCAGACCTTGTTCTTTACAACAA CGCAGATGGTGATTTTGCCATTGTTAAATACACCAAAGTCCTTCTGGAGCACACGGGCCTGATCACCTGGACACCaccagctatttttaaaagttactgtgAAATTATAGTCACGCACTTCCCCTTTGACCAGCAGAACTGCAGTATGAAGTTGGGAACTTGGACGTATGACGGTACAATGGTTGTTATTAACCCG gAGAGTGATCGGCCAGATCTGAGTAACTTCATGGAGAGTGGGGAGTGGGTGATGAAGGACTACCGCGGCTGGAAGCACTGGGTCTACTACGCCTGCTGCCCTGACACCCCATACCTGGATATCACTTACCACTTCCTCATGCAGCGCCTGCCTCTCTACTTCATCGTGAATGTCATCATTCCctgcctgctcttctcctttttaactGGGTTAGTTTTTTACCTACCCACAGATTCAG GTGAGAAAATGACACTCAGCATCTCTGTCCTGCTGTCTTTGACTGTGTTCCTTCTGGTCATTGTGGAGCTGATTCCCTCCACCTCCAGTGCAGTGCCTCTGATAGGCAAATACATGTTGTTTACAATGGTGTTTGTCATTGCTTCAATCATCATCACGGTCATCGTCATCAACACCCACCACCGCTCCCCAAGCACTCACACCATGCCGCCCTGGGTCAGGAAG ATCTTTATTGACACAATCCCAAACATCATGTTTTTCTCTACAATGAAACGACCATCCAGGgataaacaagacaaaaatatttttgcagaagatattgatatttctgaaatttctggGAAGCCAGGTTCTGTACCTGTCAACTTCTACTCCCCACTTACCAAAAATCCAGATGTGAGAAATGCTATAGAGGGAATCAAATACATTGCAGAAACGATGAAATCGGACCAAGAAGCCAGTAAT GCTGCAGAAGAATGGAAGTTTGTTGCGATGGTGGTTGATCATCTTCTTCTTGGCATATTTATGCTAGTTTGTATTATAGGAACATTAGCTGTGTTTGCTGGTCGCCTTATTGAATTAAACCAGCAAGGATGA